In one Dama dama isolate Ldn47 chromosome 5, ASM3311817v1, whole genome shotgun sequence genomic region, the following are encoded:
- the LOC133055503 gene encoding disintegrin and metalloproteinase domain-containing protein 1a-like: MAVSVQMISQAMEQGDTAKGMSTAREGKRSEDPVRTEPQGALCVDDDEMRRIQERSERNTGQCGRAAAAAGHKPCIINRLSRATSVAASVRDSASILPSLLKRQVAMSEAIRVLHTWAPQMKGLRRALVRGLSRARLGILLFLALISLPSLYCDLGSLYHSSYEIVIPKSLTVEAREDQAEKLSYMLFMQGQRQLIHLTVKRDYFVDNFPVFSYHNGILGREMPLISQDCHYEGYIEGVPGSFVSVNTCSGLRGLLIKEDKSYGVEPMLSSKRFEHVLYAMGHEAQVSCSVTSKDSQVVSTSQQPQRARPHSLQVPSDLWSRTKYVEMFVVVNNQQFQMWGGDVNQTVQRVMDIIALANSFTRGINTEVVLAGMEIWTEGDLTEVPMDLQVALRNFNSWRQEKLFHRVKHDVAHMIVGQHPKEGMGQAFLGGACSSDFAAAVESFHHEDVLLFAALMVHELGHNLGIRHDHSACICKDRPFCLMRENITKESGFSNCSSDSFHQFLWEHKGACLFNKPGHKGRLRRDSNCGDGIVEGDEQCDCGSACDVDKCCDTSCKLKPTALCYPGPCCNATCQYEQTGHSCRPASGECDLPEFCLGTSGECPPDTYKLDGSLCKGAYYCVQGQCRSADAQCSEMYGYPAKAASEDCFRSFNGKGNRFGNCGIPSAGGSAYTRCENENIFCGKMICTNVQRVPETEVNYTLLQTPYADDYCWSMDLYGVQDVPDSGDTKKGSLCGSRKVCMNFTCSDVSVLGYDCDIKVKCNQKGVCNNKKNCHCDDGFSPPDCKNPGSGGSVDSGTPSSVNSGTESEGGGNATAPSATNSIVGTLTSLIALFLILLLLLIILCACMCRKKDKGEAAEPKEEPAVPAAAPAAEAPAAAAVPEEAPPEGEAEEEEEEEEEEEEEEESEP, translated from the exons ATGGCTGTCAGTGTTCAGATGATATCCCAAGCAATGGAACAAGGTGACACTGCCAAGGGCATGAGTACAGCTAGAGAAGGGAAGAGATCTGAGGACCCAGTGAGGACTGAGCCCCAAGGTGCCCTCTGTGTAGATGATGATGAGATGAGGAGAATTCAGGAAAGAAGTGAGAGAAATACTGGCCAGTGTG GgagagcagctgctgctgctggacaCAAGCCCTGCATCATCAACCGACTCTCCAGGGCCACGTCAGTGGCAGCGTCTGTGAGAGACTCTGCCTCTATACTGCCTTCTCTACTGAAAAGGCAGGTGGCTATGTCTGAGGCTATCCGAGTGCTTCACACTTGGGCGCCTCAGATGAAGGGCTTGAGGCGGGCCCTGGTGCGAGGACTTTCACGTGCCAGGTTGGGGATCCTGTTGTTCTTGGCACTGATTTCTCTGCCAAGCCTGTACTGTGACCTGGGCTCACTATATCACTCTTCCTATGAAATAGTCATTCCCAAGAGTCTGACAGTGGAAGCAAGGGAAGACCAAGCGGAAAAGCTCTCCTATATGCTATTTATGCAGGGCCAGAGGCAGCTGATTCACCTGACAGTGAAGAGAGACTATTTTGTGGATAACTTCCCGGTCTTCAGCTACCACAATGGCATCCTGGGGCGAGAGATGCCTCTCATCTCGCAGGACTGTCACTACGAAGGCTACATAGAAGGAGTCCCAGGTTCTTTTGTTTCtgtcaacacctgttcaggcctCAGAGGCCTCCTGATTAAGGAGGACAAATCCTATGGTGTTGAGCCCATGCTCTCTTCCAAACGGTTTGAGCACGTGTTGTATGCCATGGGCCACGAAGCTCAAGTCTCCTGTAGCGTCACGTCCAAGGACAGCCAAGTGGTGTCCACCAGCCAGCAACCACAGAGGGCCAGGCCTCACAGCTTGCAGGTGCCATCCGACTTGTGGTCACGTACCAAGTACGTGGAGATGTTTGTCGTGGTCAACAACCAGCAGTTCCAAATGTGGGGTGGTGACGTCAATCAGACAGTCCAGAGAGTAATGGACATCATAGCTCTGGCCAACAGCTTCACAAGGGGAATAAACACAGAGGTGGTGCTGGCTGGAATGGAGATTTGGACTGAGGGGGACCTCACAGAGGTCCCCATGGACCTGCAAGTTGCACTCAGGAATTTCAACAGCTGGAGACAAGAGAAGCTCTTCCATCGTGTGAAGCATGATGTTGCCCACATGATCGTGGGACAGCATCCTAAAGAGGGTATGGGGCAGGCATTTCTCGGTGGTGCCTGCTCAAGTGATTTTGCAGCAGCTGTGGAATCCTTCCACCACGAGGATGTCCTCCTGTTTGCAGCACTCATGGTCCACGAGCTTGGACACAACTTGGGTATTCGGCACGACCATTCGGCCTGCATTTGTAAAGATAGGCCCTTCTGCCTCATGCGTGAAAACATCACTAAAGAAAGTGGCTTCAGCAACTGCAGCTCTGACTCCTTCCACCAGTTCCTCTGGGAACACAAGGGGGCCTGCCTGTTTAACAAGCCTGGGCACAAAGGCCGCTTACGGAGGGATTCGAACTGTGGAGATGGCATTGTAGAAGGAGATGAGCAGTGTGACTGTGGTAGTGCATGTGACGTGGACAAATGCTGTGACACATCATGTAAACTGAAGCCGACTGCACTGTGTTATCCTGGACCCTGCTGTAATGCTACATGCCAATATGAACAAACTGGACACAGTTGCCGTCCTGCTTCAGGAGAATGTGACCTTCCAGAATTTTGTCTTGGTACCTCTGGGGAGTGTCCCCCAGACACCTACAAGCTCGATGGTTCACTATGTAAGGGTGCTTACTACTGTGTTCAGGGTCAATGCAGGTCTGCTGATGCTCAGTGTTCTGAAATGTATGGGTATCCGGCAAAAGCTGCTTCAGAAGACTGTTTTCGGTCATTTAATGGAAAAGGGAACAGATTTGGAAACTGTGGTATTCCCAGTGCCGGTGGCTCAGCATATACTAGATGTGAAAATGAGAATATATTTTGTGGGAAAATGATATGTACAAATGTTCAAAGGGTACCAGAGACTGAAGTCAATTATACATTGCTTCAGACCCCTTATGCAGATGACTATTGCTGGTCCATGGATCTGTATGGTGTTCAGGATGTCCCAGATTCTGGAGATACAAAGAAGGGCAGTCTTTGTGGCTCACGGAAAGTCTGCATGAACTTCACTTGCTCAGATGTCAGTGTTCTTGGGTACGACTGTGATATAAAGGTAAAGTGTAACCAGAAAGGAGTTTGCAACAATAAAAAGAACTGCCATTGCGATGATGGTTTTTCCCCTCCTGACTGCAAAAACCCAGGAAGTGGTGGTAGTGTGGACAGTGGCACCCCTAGTTCGGTTAATAGCGGAACGGAGTCTGAAGGTGGCGGAAATGCTACCGCTCCCTCAGCCACTAATTCTATCGTAGGCACGTTAACCTCATTAATTGCATTATTTTTGATCTTATTATTACTACTTATAATTCTTTGTGCCTGCATGTGTCGTaaaaaggacaaaggagaagctgctGAACCAAAAGAGGAACCAGCTGTCCCAGCAGCGGCTCCCGCGGCAGAGGCTCCCGCGGCAGCAGCTGTCCCGGAAGAGGCACCTCCAGAAGGGGAGgccgaggaggaagaggaggaagaggaggaagaagaggaagaggaagaatcaGAGCCATAA
- the LOC133055502 gene encoding disintegrin and metalloproteinase domain-containing protein 1a-like has product MAHSFIVLHKPFYYDKAVIHEGGWRAAAAAGHKPCIINRLSRATSVAASVRDSASILPSLLKRQVAMSEAIRVLHTWAPQMKGLRRALVRGLSRARLGILLFLVLISLPSLYCDLGSLYHSSYEIVIPKSLTVEAREDQVEKLSYMLFMQGQRQLIHLTVKRDYFVDNFPVFSYHNGILGRGMPLISQDCHYEGYIEGVPGSFVSVNTCSGLRGLLIKEDKSYGVEPVLSSKRFEHVLYAMGHEAQVSCSVTSKDSQVASTSQQPQRARPHSLQVPSDLWSRTKYVEMFVVVNNQRFQMWGGDVNQTVQRVMDIIALANSFTRGINTEVVLAGMEIWTEGDLTEVPMDLQVALRNFNSWRQEKLFHRVKHDVAHMIVGQHPKEGMGQAFLGGACSSDFAAAVESFHHEDVLLFAALMVHELGHNLGIRHDHSACICKDRPFCLMRENITKESGFSNCSSDSFHQFLWEHKGACLFNKPGHKGRLRRDSNCGDGIVEGDEQCDCGPKCETHPCCDTRCRLREQAECSDGLCCDKCRLRYKGFMCRAALGECDLPEYCNGSSGECPRDSYKLDGTMCDRIHYCAGGRCKNPDNQCMDIYGSPARSAPENCYVSMNTRGDRFGNCGTTSSPRLTYLKCADDNIFCGKLVCTNVRQIPQLKPNHTLIQVAHRDDWCWSMDAYDTADIPDDGDAHTGTLCAPHKVCMNHSCSHYAVLQYDCPSAETCNGRGVCNNFRHCHCEDGYAPPDCKSPGNGGSVDSGSPGKPRDSINNNPSEEESKSHAAEVGNFGRNSENKDESQSLEKILYIVPIFLLAMFLALVIAVSFGARNDMSQCSQEDLEEPKEEVVQIEEAVRKVEEPGAENE; this is encoded by the exons ATGGCTCACAGCTTTATTGTGTTACACAAGCCCTTCTACTACgataaggctgtgatccatgaagggggat GgagagcagctgctgctgctggacaCAAGCCCTGCATCATCAACCGACTCTCCAGGGCCACGTCAGTGGCAGCGTCTGTGAGAGACTCTGCCTCTATACTGCCTTCTCTACTGAAAAGGCAGGTGGCTATGTCTGAGGCTATCCGAGTGCTTCACACTTGGGCGCCTCAGATGAAGGGCTTGAGGCGGGCCCTGGTGCGAGGACTTTCACGTGCCAGGTTGGGGATCCTGTTGTTCTTGGTACTGATTTCTCTGCCAAGCCTGTACTGTGACCTGGGCTCACTATATCACTCTTCCTATGAAATAGTCATTCCCAAGAGTCTGACAGTGGAAGCAAGGGAAGACCAAGTGGAAAAGCTCTCCTATATGCTATTTATGCAGGGCCAGAGGCAGCTGATTCACCTGACAGTGAAGAGAGACTATTTTGTGGATAACTTCCCGGTCTTCAGCTACCACAATGGCATCCTGGGGCGAGGGATGCCTCTCATCTCGCAGGACTGTCACTACGAAGGCTACATAGAAGGAGTCCCAGGTTCTTTTGTTTCtgtcaacacctgttcaggcctCAGGGGCCTCCTGATTAAGGAGGACAAATCCTATGGTGTTGAGCCCGTGCTCTCTTCCAAACGGTTTGAGCACGTGTTGTATGCCATGGGCCACGAAGCTCAAGTCTCCTGTAGCGTCACGTCCAAGGACAGCCAAGTGGCGTCCACCAGCCAGCAACCACAGAGGGCCAGGCCTCACAGCTTGCAGGTGCCATCCGACTTGTGGTCACGTACCAAGTACGTGGAGATGTTTGTCGTGGTCAACAACCAGCGGTTCCAAATGTGGGGCGGTGACGTCAATCAGACAGTCCAGAGAGTAATGGACATCATAGCTCTGGCCAACAGCTTCACAAGGGGAATAAACACAGAGGTGGTGCTGGCTGGAATGGAGATTTGGACTGAGGGGGACCTCACAGAGGTCCCCATGGACCTGCAAGTTGCACTCAGGAATTTCAACAGCTGGAGACAAGAGAAGCTCTTCCATCGTGTGAAGCATGATGTTGCCCACATGATCGTGGGACAGCATCCTAAAGAGGGTATGGGGCAGGCATTTCTCGGTGGTGCCTGCTCAAGTGATTTTGCAGCAGCCGTGGAATCCTTCCACCACGAGGATGTCCTCCTGTTTGCAGCACTCATGGTCCACGAGCTTGGACACAACTTGGGTATTCGGCACGACCATTCGGCCTGCATTTGTAAAGATAGGCCCTTCTGCCTCATGCGTGAAAACATCACTAAAGAAAGTGGCTTCAGCAACTGCAGCTCTGACTCCTTCCACCAGTTCCTCTGGGAACACAAGGGGGCCTGCCTGTTTAACAAGCCTGGGCACAAAGGCCGCTTACGGAGGGATTCGAACTGTGGAGATGGCATTGTAGAAGGAGATGAGCAGTGTGACTGTGGTCCTAAGTGTGAAACGCACCCATGCTGTGACACCAGATGTAGGCTGAGAGAGCAGGCAGAGTGTAGTGATGGACTCTGCTGTGATAAATGTCGCCTGAGATACAAGGGATTCATGTGCCGTGCTGCTTTGGGAGAGTGTGACCTCCCAGAGTATTGTAATGGTTCCTCGGGAGAATGTCCCAGAGACAGCTATAAGCTTGATGGTACAATGTGTGATAGAATTCACTACTGTGCTGGAGGTCGGTGTAAGAACCCTGACAATCAATGCATGGATATATATGGGTCCCCTGCAAGGTCTGCCCCAGAAAACTGTTACGTTTCAATGAACACAAGAGGGGACCGGTTTGGAAACTGTGGTACCACCAGCTCACCGAGGTTAACATATCTGAAGTGTGCAGATGATAACATATTTTGTGGGAAACTCGTATGTACAAATGTTAGACAGATACCACAACTCAAACCCAATCATACACTGATCCAGGTCGCTCACAGAGATGACTGGTGCTGGAGCATGGATGCCTATGACACTGCTGATATCCCTGATGACGGAGATGCGCATACTGGCACTCTCTGCGCCCCACACAAAGTCTGCATGAATCACTCCTGTAGTCATTATGCTGTGCTCCAGTATGACTGCCCGTCAGCAGAGACATGTAACGGGAGAGGAGTTTGCAACAATTTTAGGCATTGCCATTGTGAGGATGGCTATGCTCCCCCTGACTGCAAAAGTCCCGGAAATGGGGGTAGTGTAGACAGTGGTTCCCCTGGTAAACCAAGGGACAGTATCAACAATAATCCAAGTGAAGAGGAAAGCAAAAGTCATGCTGCAGAGGTTGGTAATTTTGGcagaaacagtgaaaataaagatgaaagccAGAGCCTTGAGAAGATACTGTACATAGTCCCCATTTTTCTCTTAGCAATGTTTTTAGCTCTAGTTATTGCTGTCAGTTTTGGAGCTAGAAACGATATGTCACAGTGCTCACAAGAGGACCTAGAAGAACCCAAAGAAGAAGTTGTTCAAATAGAGGAGGCAGTCAGAAAAGTGGAAGAACCAGGGGCAGAAAATGAGTAG